In one window of Opitutus sp. GAS368 DNA:
- a CDS encoding response regulator: MSAVAKILAVDDEPELTDLMHYHLVRAGHEVTTAANGWEAIHAIRANRPDIILLDLMLPDLDGFGVCEILRRDPATATIPIIIVSAWASTDSRNLGLELGALDYITKPFSPQELVARVNHLLHARAS, translated from the coding sequence ATGTCAGCCGTTGCCAAAATTCTCGCCGTCGACGACGAACCCGAATTGACGGACCTCATGCACTACCACTTGGTGCGGGCCGGGCATGAGGTCACGACCGCCGCCAACGGCTGGGAGGCCATCCATGCCATCCGCGCCAACCGGCCGGACATTATCCTGCTCGATCTCATGCTGCCGGACCTCGACGGCTTCGGGGTCTGCGAGATCCTGCGCCGCGACCCGGCGACCGCCACCATCCCGATCATCATCGTGTCGGCGTGGGCCTCGACCGATTCGCGCAACCTCGGCCTCGAACTCGGCGCCCTGGACTACATCACCAAGCCCTTCAGTCCGCAGGAGCTGGTCGCGCGCGTGAACCACCTGCTCCACGCGCGCGCCAGCTGA
- a CDS encoding PaaI family thioesterase, with product MNEPSLQEQFSPASSCFGCGPANAKGLRIRSFVRGAEVVASWQPEPHHEAFPGMLNGGIIGSLLDCHGNWTAAWHLMQQGGLPKPPCTVTADYAIKLLRPTPTDGPVELVARVVASSADRATIEGTLTAAGKPRATCRGTFVAVSPGHPAYHRW from the coding sequence ATGAACGAACCGAGCCTCCAGGAGCAATTTTCCCCCGCCAGCAGCTGTTTCGGCTGCGGCCCGGCCAATGCAAAAGGGCTGCGCATCCGCAGTTTTGTGCGCGGCGCCGAGGTCGTCGCGAGCTGGCAGCCCGAGCCGCATCACGAGGCTTTTCCGGGCATGCTCAACGGCGGCATCATCGGCTCTCTGCTCGACTGCCACGGCAACTGGACCGCCGCCTGGCATCTCATGCAACAGGGCGGGTTGCCGAAGCCCCCGTGCACCGTCACGGCCGACTACGCCATCAAGCTGCTCCGCCCCACTCCGACCGATGGCCCGGTCGAACTGGTCGCCCGGGTCGTCGCATCGTCGGCCGACCGCGCCACGATCGAGGGCACGCTCACTGCCGCCGGCAAGCCGCGGGCCACCTGCCGCGGCACCTTCGTGGCGGTGTCGCCCGGCCACCCCGCCTACCACCGCTGGTGA
- a CDS encoding AAA family ATPase, giving the protein MARKIAFLNYKGGVGKTSLIVNTAASLAKRGMRVLLMDFDTQSNASIWLMKLERWNKINATGTGSVYSIFDPGTARLKDCVIKDVVEGKDGEKLLPGLDLVPTTFNLVDLEGEYKPDPKRPSYVIFQEQLAEIESQYDFIVFDCPPNVLRASQNGVYCAGEIYVPSNPDALSLIGFTLLVEKMLRFQQTSASFRTTAMGPAAQIYGIVFNSIKTNTDIEVPKMRMQLRLNQFKTQKRGCAAAAKICTTQIRDAMIVRRAVTLGLPVFLVGTEGNEEDSVANDYMKLATEIIENAPPV; this is encoded by the coding sequence ATGGCACGCAAGATAGCCTTCCTCAACTACAAGGGCGGTGTCGGCAAGACCTCGCTGATCGTAAATACCGCTGCCAGTCTGGCGAAACGCGGCATGCGTGTTTTGCTGATGGATTTCGACACGCAATCCAACGCGAGCATCTGGCTCATGAAGCTCGAACGCTGGAACAAGATCAACGCCACGGGCACGGGCTCGGTGTATTCAATCTTCGATCCCGGCACGGCGCGGCTGAAGGACTGCGTGATCAAGGACGTGGTCGAGGGCAAGGACGGCGAGAAACTGCTGCCCGGCCTCGATCTGGTGCCGACCACCTTCAACCTCGTGGATCTCGAGGGCGAGTATAAGCCCGACCCGAAGCGTCCTTCCTACGTCATCTTCCAGGAGCAGCTCGCCGAGATCGAGAGCCAGTACGACTTCATCGTGTTCGACTGCCCGCCGAACGTCCTGCGCGCCTCGCAGAACGGCGTCTATTGCGCCGGCGAGATCTACGTGCCCTCCAACCCCGACGCGCTGAGCCTCATCGGTTTCACGCTGCTGGTGGAGAAGATGCTGCGCTTCCAGCAGACCTCGGCGAGCTTCCGCACCACGGCCATGGGCCCGGCCGCGCAGATCTACGGCATCGTCTTCAACTCAATCAAGACGAACACCGACATCGAGGTGCCGAAGATGCGCATGCAGCTTCGCCTGAATCAATTCAAGACCCAGAAGCGCGGCTGCGCCGCGGCCGCGAAGATCTGCACCACGCAGATCCGCGACGCCATGATCGTGCGTCGCGCCGTCACGCTCGGCCTGCCGGTCTTCCTCGTCGGCACGGAGGGCAACGAGGAGGACAGCGTCGCCAACGACTACATGAAACTCGCCACCGAGATCATTGAGAACGCCCCGCCCGTCTGA
- the ispH gene encoding 4-hydroxy-3-methylbut-2-enyl diphosphate reductase, whose protein sequence is MTAPLLSAPPAKCVLLAFNVSNQLAVRAAGTRLDHAFVGADEAVALARLRACFPVATPPAEHFTSTTGGPACRVFFTQVQGPPADGEVVFRTLDELQALQATLTPALAAVLDQLEPHLIEIPYLHLGENDYIYKFRVERDRNRDIYQQDDAARALYQSRLCEAIKALARTNERSATGPARLDFGAVRYVIPSHFGFCLGVKNAIERAYETLAENPGKRVFMLSELIHNPFVNEDLLRRGLRFLQTDKSQPFDTRGQVAAPGGGAPLLWDTLTGEDIVIIPAFGATDEDKKRLVRKGIRVAQFDATCMLVEKVWKAARTFGREGYTVVIHGKSEHEETKATFSNTRRHAPSIIIRDLDEARLLGDYIAVPTGEKRQALLARFAGLHTPGLDPARHLDRIAVVNQTTLLMNETSAIIDYFKSVFVAKYGEAEGPAHVGGAGKKDTLCYATQVNQDALQRALAEPLDAAFILGGKNSSNTYQLYRLCEQKLAQRAFFIQSEANIRSRDQIEHYVFPAAGHGKGGHTEIHPLWPRDDTPKRVLITGGASCPDGLIQQVVTRINSFFPPSQLHGIEAVLAALPALKT, encoded by the coding sequence ATGACCGCCCCCCTGCTCTCCGCTCCGCCCGCCAAGTGCGTGTTGCTCGCCTTCAACGTCAGCAACCAGCTCGCCGTGCGCGCCGCCGGAACCCGGCTCGACCACGCCTTCGTCGGCGCCGATGAAGCCGTGGCTCTTGCCCGCCTCCGGGCCTGTTTCCCGGTCGCCACGCCGCCCGCCGAGCATTTCACCAGCACGACCGGCGGGCCGGCCTGCCGGGTCTTTTTCACCCAGGTGCAGGGGCCGCCGGCCGACGGCGAAGTGGTCTTCCGCACCCTGGATGAACTGCAGGCGCTGCAGGCCACGCTGACCCCGGCCCTCGCCGCGGTGCTCGACCAGCTGGAACCGCACCTCATCGAAATACCTTACCTGCACCTCGGCGAGAACGACTACATCTACAAGTTCCGCGTCGAGCGGGACCGCAACCGCGACATCTACCAGCAGGACGACGCCGCCCGCGCCCTCTACCAGAGCCGGCTGTGCGAGGCCATCAAGGCCCTCGCCCGCACGAACGAACGCTCCGCCACCGGTCCGGCGCGCCTCGATTTCGGCGCCGTGCGCTATGTCATTCCCAGCCACTTCGGCTTCTGCCTCGGCGTGAAGAACGCCATCGAGCGTGCCTACGAGACGCTGGCCGAGAACCCCGGCAAGCGCGTCTTCATGCTGAGCGAGCTGATTCACAATCCGTTCGTCAACGAGGACCTCCTGCGCCGCGGGCTCCGTTTCCTCCAGACCGACAAGAGCCAGCCTTTCGATACCCGCGGCCAGGTCGCCGCGCCCGGCGGCGGCGCCCCGTTGCTGTGGGACACGCTGACGGGCGAGGACATCGTCATCATCCCCGCTTTTGGCGCGACCGACGAGGACAAGAAACGGCTGGTCCGGAAAGGCATCCGTGTCGCCCAGTTCGACGCCACCTGCATGCTCGTGGAAAAAGTCTGGAAAGCCGCGCGGACCTTCGGGCGCGAAGGCTACACCGTCGTCATCCACGGCAAGAGCGAACATGAGGAGACCAAGGCCACCTTCTCCAACACGCGGCGCCATGCCCCCTCGATCATCATCCGCGACCTCGACGAGGCCCGGCTGCTCGGCGACTACATCGCCGTCCCCACCGGGGAGAAACGCCAGGCGCTGCTCGCCCGGTTTGCCGGCCTACACACCCCGGGGCTGGATCCGGCCCGGCACCTCGACCGCATCGCCGTGGTGAACCAGACCACGCTGCTGATGAACGAGACCTCCGCGATCATCGACTATTTCAAGTCGGTCTTTGTGGCGAAATACGGCGAAGCCGAGGGGCCGGCGCATGTCGGCGGGGCCGGCAAGAAGGACACGCTGTGCTATGCGACTCAGGTCAACCAGGACGCGCTGCAGCGCGCGCTCGCCGAGCCGCTCGACGCCGCCTTCATCCTCGGGGGCAAGAACAGCTCGAACACCTACCAGCTCTACCGCCTGTGCGAGCAGAAGCTGGCTCAGCGCGCCTTCTTCATCCAGTCCGAGGCCAACATCCGCTCACGGGACCAGATCGAGCACTATGTCTTCCCCGCCGCCGGCCATGGCAAGGGCGGGCACACTGAAATCCATCCGCTCTGGCCGCGGGACGACACGCCCAAGCGGGTGCTGATCACGGGCGGCGCCTCCTGCCCCGACGGACTGATCCAGCAGGTCGTGACCCGCATCAATTCCTTCTTCCCGCCCTCGCAGCTGCACGGCATCGAGGCCGTGCTGGCCGCGCTGCCGGCGCTCAAAACCTGA
- a CDS encoding PAS domain S-box protein, producing the protein MHSLPASNLPPPRRPASLWSMSFKVAGIYAVLGSAWLVFSNLAVAGRGGMAPETDWPQTAQGLGFVWVTAALLVLLVRHYLRSLQQAESLRWAGEPQFRSLVEQSLVGVYLIQDNRFVYVNPRLAEIFGYPADDIISKLTVPDLVAASDRALVAENLTRRLTGEVAGLNYSFRGLHAFGWPLQLEVFGSRIDYLGRPAIIGTLLDVTDRQEAEAALRESEARYRLLIQTAPEAIVVLDVEQGRFVDYNHQAELFFDMPPDQLNRYGSADLSPKFQPDGRRSDEVSKAYLERAVAGETPAFEWIHRSLTGREIPCEIRLVRLPAHGRTLVRGSLTDITERRRTAEALARSQENYRQLFEQANDAILLCSADGRLVDVNRHTVSISGFSREELLAMSAVDIIAPEDHDYLRHCLDELARQGMRFSTYRFRRKDGSIFFGETSTKLLADGRLLAMVRDITERRQVEEQKRKLEEELRQAQKLQAIGTLAGGIAHDFNNILAAILGNAQLLKIQLAPEHEGQRRVSQILVASNRAKDLVQQILMFSRQREQERRVLDLAAIVSEATRLIEVTLPPAVRLELAIPRDLPVVLADPTQIHQVVVNLCTNAQHAMREHGGLLEVALAVVALPEEGSESKPSLPAGRYVCLRVADNGHGMDGATLQRIYEPFFTTKAVGDGTGLGLAVVHGIVESHRGAIAVNSHPGQGTTFRLFFPVHDDQPAQPVKPAIATASGRNQHIVFVDDEMPIAEVAKVMLPRLGYRVSVFNNPRDALDYVRENAADIDLLMTDFSMPDMNGIDLIRAAAQIRPGLPAVLLTGYGRPIDSRAAVGLNIRETINKPFTMGNLAGAIQGALGPKK; encoded by the coding sequence ATGCACTCCCTTCCGGCTTCCAACCTGCCGCCGCCCAGGCGGCCCGCCTCCCTCTGGTCGATGTCCTTCAAGGTGGCGGGCATCTACGCCGTGCTCGGCTCGGCCTGGCTTGTTTTCTCCAACCTGGCGGTGGCCGGGCGGGGCGGGATGGCGCCGGAAACCGATTGGCCGCAGACCGCCCAAGGCCTGGGTTTCGTCTGGGTGACCGCCGCCCTGCTGGTGCTGCTGGTGCGGCATTATCTGCGCTCCTTGCAGCAGGCCGAAAGCCTGCGCTGGGCGGGTGAGCCGCAGTTCCGTTCGCTCGTGGAGCAGTCGCTGGTGGGCGTCTATCTCATCCAGGACAACCGGTTCGTCTATGTGAATCCCCGCCTCGCGGAAATTTTCGGCTATCCGGCCGACGACATCATCAGCAAGCTGACGGTGCCGGACCTGGTCGCGGCCTCGGACCGCGCCCTCGTGGCGGAGAATCTCACCCGGCGACTGACCGGGGAGGTTGCCGGGCTGAACTATTCCTTCCGGGGGCTGCACGCCTTCGGCTGGCCGTTGCAGCTCGAGGTCTTTGGCAGCCGCATCGACTATCTGGGCCGGCCGGCGATCATCGGCACCTTGCTGGATGTGACCGACCGGCAGGAAGCCGAGGCGGCGTTGCGCGAAAGTGAGGCACGCTACCGTCTGCTGATTCAGACTGCGCCCGAGGCCATCGTGGTGCTGGACGTGGAGCAGGGGCGCTTTGTCGACTACAACCACCAGGCCGAGCTGTTCTTCGACATGCCGCCCGACCAGTTGAATCGTTATGGCTCGGCGGACCTGAGCCCCAAATTCCAACCCGACGGCCGCCGGTCGGATGAAGTCTCCAAGGCCTATCTGGAGCGGGCGGTGGCCGGAGAAACGCCCGCCTTTGAATGGATCCACCGCAGCCTCACCGGCCGGGAGATTCCCTGCGAGATCCGGCTGGTGCGCCTGCCGGCGCACGGCCGCACGCTGGTGCGCGGCAGCCTCACCGACATCACCGAGCGGCGGCGCACGGCCGAGGCCTTGGCCCGCAGCCAGGAGAATTACCGCCAGCTGTTCGAACAGGCCAACGACGCCATTTTACTCTGCTCGGCCGACGGCCGGCTGGTGGACGTCAACCGGCACACGGTCAGCATCAGCGGGTTCAGCCGCGAGGAGCTGCTGGCCATGAGCGCGGTTGATATCATCGCGCCGGAGGATCACGACTACCTGCGCCACTGCCTCGACGAACTGGCGCGGCAGGGCATGCGGTTCAGCACCTACCGTTTCCGCCGCAAGGACGGCTCCATCTTTTTCGGCGAGACCAGCACCAAGCTCCTGGCGGACGGCCGCCTGCTCGCGATGGTCCGCGATATCACCGAGCGGCGCCAGGTCGAGGAGCAGAAGCGCAAGCTCGAGGAAGAGTTGCGGCAGGCGCAGAAATTGCAGGCGATCGGCACGCTGGCCGGCGGCATTGCGCACGACTTCAACAACATTCTCGCCGCCATTCTCGGCAACGCCCAGCTGTTGAAGATCCAGCTCGCCCCCGAGCACGAGGGTCAGCGCCGGGTTTCGCAGATCCTGGTCGCCAGCAACCGGGCCAAGGATCTCGTGCAGCAGATCCTGATGTTCAGCCGCCAGCGCGAGCAGGAGCGCCGCGTGCTGGATCTGGCCGCCATCGTCTCCGAGGCGACCCGGCTGATCGAGGTCACGCTGCCGCCCGCCGTCCGGCTGGAACTCGCCATCCCGCGCGACCTGCCGGTGGTCCTGGCCGACCCGACGCAGATCCACCAGGTGGTCGTCAATCTCTGCACCAACGCCCAGCACGCCATGCGCGAGCACGGCGGCCTGCTGGAGGTGGCCCTGGCGGTGGTGGCGCTGCCGGAGGAGGGGAGCGAGTCCAAGCCCAGCTTGCCGGCCGGGCGCTATGTCTGTCTGCGCGTGGCCGACAACGGTCACGGCATGGATGGCGCCACGCTCCAGCGGATCTACGAGCCCTTTTTCACGACCAAGGCCGTGGGCGACGGCACGGGCCTGGGCCTGGCCGTCGTGCATGGCATCGTCGAGTCGCACCGCGGCGCCATCGCGGTGAACAGTCATCCCGGCCAGGGCACCACGTTCCGGCTTTTTTTCCCGGTCCACGACGACCAGCCGGCCCAGCCGGTCAAACCCGCGATAGCGACGGCTTCCGGCCGGAATCAGCACATCGTTTTTGTGGACGACGAGATGCCGATCGCGGAGGTGGCCAAGGTCATGTTGCCGCGGCTGGGCTACCGGGTGTCGGTTTTCAACAACCCGCGCGATGCCCTGGATTACGTGCGCGAAAATGCGGCGGATATCGACCTGCTCATGACCGACTTCAGCATGCCCGACATGAACGGCATCGACCTGATCCGCGCGGCGGCGCAGATCAGGCCGGGCCTGCCCGCGGTGCTGCTCACCGGCTATGGCCGCCCGATCGATTCGCGGGCCGCGGTCGGGCTCAACATCCGCGAGACCATCAACAAGCCCTTCACGATGGGAAACCTGGCCGGCGCCATCCAGGGCGCGCTGGGGCCGAAAAAGTGA